The Thermococcus thermotolerans genome contains a region encoding:
- a CDS encoding TetR/AcrR family transcriptional regulator, producing the protein MWRVRAMDTREKILKASEKLFAEKGYDETTVDEIVEKAGVAKGTFYNHFRSKEELIKIVALESLPYSAIREELEKDHGSLREFLESIANAYIRYYCDPVLRSLFFYTLAAKNRIREVEEIHRTFCTEAISKGAKKIAELAGVDERTAVVVFKAFYGALLSRLIFAGYSCAPDVDYVSEIIRLIERSLRN; encoded by the coding sequence GTGTGGAGAGTGCGGGCTATGGACACCAGGGAGAAGATTTTAAAGGCCTCAGAAAAGCTTTTTGCTGAAAAGGGATACGATGAGACCACCGTGGACGAGATAGTTGAGAAGGCAGGTGTCGCAAAGGGTACATTCTACAACCACTTCCGGAGCAAAGAGGAGCTCATAAAAATCGTGGCCCTTGAGTCCCTCCCGTACTCTGCCATAAGGGAGGAGCTTGAGAAGGATCACGGCAGTCTGAGGGAGTTCCTTGAGAGCATCGCCAACGCGTACATACGATACTACTGCGATCCGGTGCTTAGGTCGCTCTTTTTCTATACCCTCGCGGCCAAAAACAGGATCAGGGAGGTTGAGGAGATACACAGGACGTTCTGCACAGAGGCCATCTCAAAGGGTGCAAAGAAAATAGCGGAGCTTGCTGGGGTTGATGAGCGTACTGCTGTGGTCGTGTTCAAGGCTTTTTACGGGGCCCTGCTCTCCAGGCTTATCTTTGCGGGTTATTCTTGCGCACCAGATGTCGATTATGTTTCGGAAATTATCCGCTTGATAGAGAGAAGCTTGAGAAACTAA
- a CDS encoding 4Fe-4S dicluster domain-containing protein, translating into MSKKIFIDFKRCIACKACEVACEMEHGEARIRVFEFPDLTSVAFNCRHCEKAPCMEACPVNALSKDEDGAVVLDPLKCIGCLMCGLACPFGIPKIDEYNKIMDKCDLCAHRRADGRMPACVSACPTEALKYGDINDVLWAREGKIVAELKDIGDRTNVLEAYIIR; encoded by the coding sequence ATGAGCAAGAAGATATTTATCGATTTTAAGCGCTGCATTGCCTGTAAGGCCTGTGAAGTCGCCTGTGAGATGGAGCACGGCGAAGCAAGGATAAGGGTGTTTGAGTTCCCCGACCTCACCAGCGTCGCCTTCAACTGCCGCCACTGTGAAAAGGCACCGTGTATGGAGGCCTGTCCGGTCAATGCCCTCTCCAAGGACGAGGACGGTGCTGTTGTTCTCGACCCCCTCAAGTGTATCGGCTGTCTCATGTGCGGCCTGGCGTGTCCGTTCGGCATTCCAAAGATCGACGAGTACAACAAGATCATGGACAAGTGCGACCTCTGCGCCCACAGGAGAGCCGACGGCAGGATGCCGGCATGTGTCTCCGCCTGTCCGACCGAGGCCCTCAAGTACGGTGATATAAACGACGTGCTGTGGGCAAGGGAAGGAAAGATAGTCGCCGAGCTTAAGGACATCGGGGACAGAACAAACGTCCTTGAGGCGTACATCATCAGATGA
- a CDS encoding complex I subunit 5 family protein: MMEIPIALYSLSAVSGLFGEFKRGVKASGVLSALASVSLIGVAVGALSSGLPVRESILGVPVVIDSLSLPFLFIIAFLSLVVSIYSIPYMGLHKDRDRPFAYTLAYGFFIISMVFVALASDLLWFVFFWELMTLTSFVFVSWRRQDAGIKYLLTMQVFNTVPLFIALGIIYSATGSFSVDYATLKEVAASLSPTQLKLLYAMFLVTFLAKSGSVPFQFWVADAYDSAPSNVASLMAGAMEKMAVYGLVRLLCNALPCSGSVGYILAALGIITMVSGTLYALRENRAKRLLAYSSVGQMGYIWFAVGMGMVFLTRGMENLAYLAFLAGVFHSFNHTLFKGLLFLISGNFEYAAGTSDLNELGGLRRAMPYSSLFTVVGALSLAGVPLFSGFLSKWMIYQAGYYSGVGLFVFGSVIAVFMSAVTLAYSLKFYTSAFGGKSRVRTEKVAEVPPGMLLAEGILALTSFAVGVFPVLVYPVLTISLNGGGITVTPGSVSTGFGYFSPIALLLALSFAAVAVYFVLRPEKANAEPWNAGALFLPEERYGARSEDYYKQYFEEMGEVYRLGSAVGNAGRAVLSAFVSVYLFLARGLVYTGREKKRSFTLDELRSHASRYLDEAFFAPLMGLVRNITVLSSGVSLSMDDLFLVSMITAVVVLALLVL, from the coding sequence ATGATGGAAATTCCCATAGCGCTCTACTCCCTCTCCGCGGTTTCGGGTCTGTTTGGGGAGTTTAAGAGGGGCGTTAAGGCCTCTGGGGTGCTCTCCGCACTGGCGTCGGTTTCCCTCATCGGCGTCGCGGTTGGTGCCCTCTCCAGTGGGCTCCCGGTTCGGGAGAGCATTCTGGGGGTGCCGGTGGTTATAGACAGCCTCTCCCTCCCGTTCCTGTTCATAATAGCGTTCCTGAGCCTCGTTGTGTCGATCTATTCTATCCCTTACATGGGACTCCATAAGGATAGGGATAGGCCCTTTGCGTACACGCTGGCCTACGGTTTCTTCATTATTTCGATGGTCTTCGTTGCACTCGCCTCCGACCTGCTCTGGTTCGTGTTCTTCTGGGAGTTGATGACTCTGACTTCCTTTGTCTTCGTGAGCTGGAGAAGGCAGGACGCCGGAATAAAGTACCTCCTCACCATGCAGGTTTTCAACACCGTGCCCCTCTTCATAGCCCTCGGCATAATCTACTCCGCCACTGGAAGCTTCAGCGTTGATTACGCCACGCTTAAAGAAGTCGCAGCGTCACTCTCCCCCACCCAGCTCAAGCTGCTCTACGCGATGTTCCTCGTGACCTTCCTGGCCAAGTCTGGGAGCGTCCCATTCCAGTTCTGGGTGGCGGATGCCTATGACTCCGCCCCGAGCAACGTTGCTTCGCTGATGGCCGGCGCCATGGAGAAAATGGCCGTTTACGGCCTGGTCAGACTCCTCTGCAACGCCCTTCCGTGCAGTGGGAGCGTGGGGTACATCTTGGCCGCTCTTGGAATAATCACCATGGTGTCGGGAACCCTCTATGCCCTGAGGGAGAACCGGGCAAAGAGGCTCCTTGCATATTCGAGCGTCGGCCAGATGGGGTACATATGGTTCGCTGTGGGCATGGGGATGGTCTTCCTGACAAGGGGCATGGAAAACCTGGCCTACTTGGCCTTCCTCGCTGGAGTCTTCCACTCCTTCAACCACACTCTGTTCAAGGGGCTCCTCTTCCTTATATCCGGCAACTTCGAGTACGCCGCGGGGACATCTGACCTCAACGAGCTCGGTGGTTTGAGGAGGGCAATGCCATACTCGTCGCTCTTCACGGTTGTGGGGGCACTCTCCCTCGCAGGAGTTCCACTCTTCAGCGGCTTCCTCTCGAAGTGGATGATTTACCAGGCCGGCTACTACTCTGGAGTCGGCCTCTTTGTCTTTGGCTCCGTGATTGCGGTTTTCATGAGCGCAGTGACCCTTGCCTACTCACTCAAGTTCTACACTTCGGCCTTCGGCGGCAAATCCAGGGTCAGAACAGAGAAAGTGGCAGAAGTTCCCCCGGGAATGCTTCTTGCTGAGGGCATCCTCGCGCTGACATCCTTCGCCGTTGGTGTGTTCCCGGTCCTCGTTTATCCCGTGCTGACAATATCGCTGAACGGAGGGGGCATAACCGTTACACCCGGCTCCGTATCAACGGGCTTTGGGTACTTCTCCCCCATTGCCCTGCTTCTTGCGCTTTCGTTTGCCGCAGTCGCAGTATACTTCGTCCTCAGGCCCGAGAAAGCTAATGCAGAGCCCTGGAACGCAGGCGCGCTCTTCCTACCCGAAGAGAGATACGGGGCCAGGTCAGAAGACTACTACAAGCAGTACTTCGAGGAGATGGGGGAGGTTTACAGGCTCGGAAGTGCAGTGGGGAACGCAGGAAGGGCAGTTCTTTCGGCCTTCGTATCTGTCTACCTGTTCCTTGCCAGGGGTCTTGTTTATACAGGCAGGGAGAAAAAGCGCTCCTTTACACTCGACGAGCTCCGCAGCCACGCCAGCAGGTACCTGGACGAGGCATTCTTCGCGCCCCTGATGGGCCTGGTCAGGAACATCACCGTCCTGTCCTCGGGAGTGTCCCTCTCAATGGACGACCTCTTCCTCGTTTCGATGATAACGGCAGTGGTGGTGCTTGCCCTGCTAGTGCTGTGA
- the hypD gene encoding hydrogenase formation protein HypD — MLEKFKDRELAQRIVRQIHEEAKGLDELRFMHVCGTHEDTVTRSGIRSLLPENIKIVSGPGCPVCITPVEDIVKMQEIMRQAYAEGDRIILTTFGDMYKIPTPRGSFADLRSEGYDVRVVYSIFDAYKIAKENPDRTVVHFSPGFETTTAPAAGMLNAVAEEGLENFKIYSVHRLTPPAVEVLVKQGTRFHGLIDPGHVSTIIGVKGWEYITTDYGIPQVIAGFEPVDMLLAILLLVRMVKNGEVKIINEYTRVVKYEGNVVAQKLIDKFFEVKDARWRALGVMPRSGLELRKEWKDLEIRTYYDPEVPKLPDLEKGCLCGAILRGLALPPQCPHFGKTCTPRSPIGPCMVSYEGTCSIFYKYGALF; from the coding sequence ATGCTGGAGAAGTTCAAGGACAGGGAGCTCGCCCAGAGGATAGTCAGACAGATACACGAAGAGGCGAAGGGCCTCGACGAGCTCCGCTTCATGCACGTCTGCGGAACCCACGAAGACACGGTGACCCGCTCCGGAATCCGCTCGCTTTTACCCGAGAACATCAAGATAGTCAGCGGTCCGGGCTGTCCCGTCTGTATAACCCCTGTCGAGGACATAGTGAAGATGCAGGAGATAATGAGGCAGGCCTACGCCGAGGGAGACAGGATAATCCTCACCACCTTTGGAGACATGTATAAGATCCCGACCCCAAGGGGTAGCTTCGCTGACTTAAGGAGCGAGGGCTACGATGTCAGGGTCGTCTATTCGATCTTCGATGCATACAAAATAGCCAAGGAAAACCCCGACAGGACGGTCGTGCACTTCTCACCGGGCTTCGAGACGACCACAGCCCCGGCCGCGGGAATGCTCAACGCCGTTGCCGAGGAAGGGCTGGAAAACTTCAAAATATACTCTGTCCACCGCTTAACTCCCCCGGCCGTTGAGGTGCTTGTAAAGCAGGGGACAAGATTCCACGGCCTCATCGACCCCGGCCACGTCTCCACAATAATCGGCGTGAAGGGATGGGAGTACATAACGACCGACTACGGCATACCCCAGGTCATAGCCGGCTTCGAGCCGGTTGACATGCTGTTGGCCATACTTCTCCTGGTCAGGATGGTCAAGAACGGGGAGGTCAAGATAATAAACGAGTACACGAGGGTTGTCAAATACGAGGGCAACGTTGTCGCTCAAAAGCTCATAGACAAGTTCTTTGAAGTTAAAGACGCCAGGTGGCGCGCACTCGGCGTCATGCCCAGGAGCGGTCTTGAGCTGAGGAAGGAGTGGAAAGACCTGGAGATAAGGACATACTACGACCCCGAGGTTCCAAAGCTGCCCGACCTCGAAAAGGGATGCCTCTGCGGTGCGATACTGCGGGGCTTGGCTCTGCCCCCCCAGTGCCCACACTTCGGCAAGACGTGCACGCCGAGGAGTCCAATAGGGCCATGTATGGTCTCTTACGAAGGAACCTGCAGCATTTTCTACAAGTACGGGGCTTTATTCTAA
- a CDS encoding hydrogenase 4 subunit D: MEVLPFVLSFLIPLVLGPFLFLLDGRKADAFMIITVIASFLANLAGTIGYLSSGGSYHVVYLDTASLGEVYGVIIDPMSVLVGFVVSLAGVLFLAYAIDYMSENNKQHPVYSDKGRFYAWMVIFVGATLAFIYSSTTLQLLIFFEIMGLACWGVVGYYKSPKAERAAYKALLVPNFGAMVGLYTAVGVGILKLHDLSLYALGGLEGGMKLLVFVGIMIAAFTKSAQFPLYSWLPDAMAAPTPASAFLHGAAMVEMGVYLLARVSQFMQPLPKEAFYIMLVFVSLTLLVAMLYYPLQRDAKRLLAYSTIAEAGVMYVGVLYAVLGSAYGLQAAMFQLANHAFVKGLAFLTAGTFSYAFGTLDMEKIKGLSKLAPVVGASWFLALLGLAGVPPLGLFFSKAYLFMNASSITGWVGWIPLLLVLADATVFLAVSLGWIKKMVFSESLQESAEVSPLMRFVLVVLIVLSIVAPFLSVKLVTQIGFMG; the protein is encoded by the coding sequence ATGGAGGTCCTTCCGTTTGTACTCTCTTTTCTTATACCCCTGGTTCTCGGCCCGTTCCTCTTCCTGCTGGACGGCAGGAAGGCCGACGCCTTTATGATCATCACCGTCATCGCGTCCTTCCTTGCCAACCTCGCCGGGACCATCGGATACCTGTCATCCGGCGGTTCATACCATGTGGTTTACCTGGATACGGCTTCCCTCGGCGAGGTCTACGGCGTTATAATCGACCCCATGAGTGTCCTCGTCGGGTTCGTAGTGAGTCTGGCCGGCGTGCTGTTCCTGGCGTACGCTATAGATTACATGAGCGAGAACAACAAACAGCACCCTGTTTACTCAGACAAAGGGCGCTTCTATGCTTGGATGGTCATATTCGTTGGTGCCACGCTGGCGTTCATATACTCCTCCACGACGCTTCAACTGCTTATATTCTTCGAGATAATGGGTTTAGCGTGTTGGGGTGTCGTTGGGTACTATAAGAGCCCGAAAGCCGAGAGGGCCGCATACAAGGCCCTGCTCGTGCCGAACTTCGGTGCCATGGTGGGTCTCTACACCGCTGTGGGTGTGGGCATCCTGAAGCTCCACGACCTCAGCCTGTATGCGCTGGGAGGCCTTGAGGGAGGTATGAAACTCCTCGTGTTCGTGGGTATCATGATAGCGGCCTTCACCAAGAGCGCCCAGTTCCCCCTCTACTCGTGGCTTCCAGATGCGATGGCCGCCCCAACGCCTGCTTCGGCCTTCCTCCACGGAGCGGCAATGGTCGAGATGGGCGTTTACCTGCTCGCCAGAGTCTCCCAGTTCATGCAGCCTCTCCCAAAGGAGGCGTTCTACATCATGCTGGTTTTCGTGTCCCTCACCCTGCTCGTGGCGATGTTATACTATCCCCTCCAGAGGGATGCCAAGAGGCTTTTGGCGTACTCAACGATAGCCGAGGCGGGGGTAATGTACGTCGGCGTGCTCTACGCCGTGCTCGGTTCGGCTTACGGCCTCCAGGCGGCCATGTTCCAGCTGGCCAATCACGCTTTCGTCAAGGGTCTTGCCTTCCTCACCGCAGGAACGTTCAGCTACGCCTTCGGGACGCTTGACATGGAGAAGATTAAGGGCCTCAGTAAGCTCGCTCCCGTCGTTGGAGCCAGCTGGTTCCTTGCACTCCTTGGCCTGGCAGGGGTTCCTCCGCTCGGCCTATTCTTCAGCAAGGCGTACCTCTTCATGAACGCCTCTTCAATAACCGGCTGGGTCGGCTGGATTCCACTCCTCCTCGTCCTCGCCGATGCCACGGTTTTCCTCGCCGTTTCCCTGGGGTGGATAAAGAAGATGGTGTTCAGTGAGTCCCTCCAGGAGAGTGCAGAAGTTTCTCCTCTGATGCGCTTTGTCCTCGTAGTCCTAATAGTCTTGTCCATCGTTGCCCCGTTCCTCAGCGTGAAGCTCGTGACTCAGATAGGGTTCATGGGGTGA
- a CDS encoding nucleotidyltransferase domain-containing protein — protein MPIIQREELEKILREVKFRLQEILGDDLVEVILFGSYARGEAREDSDVDVLVVVKRRPTIEEHDRLNEVTEKYIMENGIVISLIIYPLNIKMEHDPLIQNVQVEGIRV, from the coding sequence ATGCCTATAATCCAGAGAGAAGAACTGGAAAAGATCCTGCGAGAGGTGAAGTTCCGTTTGCAAGAAATCCTCGGTGATGACTTGGTGGAGGTTATCCTCTTTGGCTCCTACGCGAGGGGAGAAGCGAGAGAAGACAGCGACGTTGATGTGCTGGTTGTGGTTAAGAGGAGGCCCACGATTGAAGAACACGACAGGCTTAACGAGGTCACGGAGAAGTACATCATGGAGAATGGAATAGTAATCTCGCTCATCATTTATCCACTCAACATAAAAATGGAGCACGACCCCTTGATTCAGAACGTCCAAGTGGAGGGTATTAGGGTATGA
- the fdhF gene encoding formate dehydrogenase subunit alpha, whose product MAEKLVPVVCPWCSVGCRFYIVNVNGYPKKIEFDYDHETRNHGKLCPKGVAAFQYLRHPDRLKRPLKRVGERGEGKFVEISWEEAIKEIAGKLRELKEKYGPEALAFLGSERCSIEENYVLQKLARALGTNNVEYVCRMCQSTSVAGKGMVLGHPGLTNPFEDILKAKVIVLWGYNPAATNPVFFGQYIEKAILDNGAKLIVVDPRKTKTAKYADIHIQPYPGTDLAVALAMLNVIITEELYDKDFVAERTEGFEELAKTIKKYTPEWAEKVSGVPAELIRKAAITFATAGTAALLTNEGVNQHANGTRTVMAITEMMVLCGYFGKEGVMSGAIPGAHNGMGAGLMGVGPHELPGRFPLHAEEHKRRIEEAWGFKIPEKPGITYVEMIDAILEGKLKALYVMGTNPARALPNLKKAEEAFKNIEFLVVQDIFLTETAKYADIVLPAAAWFEKDGTAISFERRVQRSFKAADAPGEAKPDWEILVMLARELGLGEYFNYSDVDDVLREINRTIPFLTGATPERLKNKLSGCMIPCPDEETETPRLFVDGFLTPSGKAQLIPVEYKEPGEVPDEEYPFWLTNYRLVGHFHTGTMSHRSKSLSKRWPEEYIEINENDAKRLGIKDGDLVRVETRRGALVFKARVTPHIREGVVAAPWHWDFNYLTKDALDEYAKMPELKAAACRISKVEG is encoded by the coding sequence ATGGCAGAGAAGCTCGTGCCAGTGGTCTGCCCGTGGTGTTCCGTCGGCTGTAGGTTCTACATAGTGAACGTCAACGGGTATCCAAAGAAGATTGAGTTTGACTACGACCACGAGACTAGAAACCACGGCAAGCTCTGTCCGAAAGGTGTCGCTGCCTTCCAGTACCTCAGGCACCCAGACAGGCTTAAGAGGCCCCTTAAAAGAGTTGGCGAGAGGGGCGAGGGCAAGTTTGTGGAGATAAGCTGGGAGGAAGCTATTAAAGAAATCGCCGGAAAGCTCAGGGAGCTCAAGGAGAAGTACGGCCCGGAGGCTCTCGCTTTTCTTGGAAGTGAAAGGTGCTCCATAGAGGAGAACTACGTTCTCCAGAAGCTGGCGAGGGCTCTGGGAACCAACAACGTCGAGTATGTATGCAGGATGTGTCAGTCAACTTCAGTTGCAGGTAAGGGGATGGTTCTTGGACACCCTGGACTCACGAATCCCTTCGAGGACATCCTCAAGGCCAAGGTTATCGTTCTTTGGGGATACAATCCGGCTGCGACCAACCCGGTCTTCTTCGGCCAGTACATTGAGAAGGCAATCCTCGACAACGGTGCCAAGCTAATCGTCGTTGACCCGAGGAAGACAAAGACCGCGAAGTACGCGGACATACACATACAACCCTATCCAGGAACTGACCTTGCCGTTGCCTTGGCTATGCTCAACGTCATAATCACCGAGGAGCTCTACGATAAGGACTTCGTGGCGGAGCGCACGGAAGGCTTTGAGGAGCTCGCCAAGACCATCAAAAAGTACACCCCCGAGTGGGCTGAAAAGGTCAGCGGTGTTCCGGCCGAGCTCATAAGGAAGGCCGCAATCACTTTTGCAACGGCTGGAACCGCCGCCCTGCTGACGAACGAGGGTGTGAACCAGCACGCCAACGGAACGAGGACCGTCATGGCCATTACCGAGATGATGGTTCTCTGCGGCTACTTTGGAAAGGAGGGCGTTATGTCTGGAGCTATACCCGGTGCCCACAACGGTATGGGCGCTGGCCTCATGGGCGTTGGGCCACACGAACTGCCAGGAAGATTCCCGCTCCACGCCGAGGAGCACAAGAGGAGAATCGAGGAGGCATGGGGCTTCAAGATCCCGGAGAAGCCTGGAATCACCTACGTTGAGATGATTGACGCAATCCTTGAGGGCAAGCTCAAGGCCCTCTACGTCATGGGAACCAACCCTGCCAGGGCCCTTCCGAACCTCAAGAAGGCTGAGGAAGCCTTTAAGAACATCGAGTTCCTCGTCGTCCAGGATATCTTCCTTACTGAGACCGCGAAATACGCCGACATAGTACTTCCAGCGGCTGCATGGTTTGAGAAGGATGGAACCGCTATAAGCTTCGAGAGAAGGGTGCAGAGGAGCTTTAAGGCTGCTGACGCACCGGGAGAGGCAAAGCCTGACTGGGAGATCCTTGTTATGCTCGCGAGGGAGCTGGGTCTCGGTGAGTACTTCAATTACTCAGACGTTGACGACGTCTTGAGGGAGATCAACAGAACCATACCCTTCCTCACGGGTGCGACCCCCGAGAGGCTCAAGAACAAGCTCTCCGGCTGTATGATACCATGTCCCGACGAGGAGACAGAGACCCCGAGGCTCTTTGTTGACGGGTTCCTCACGCCCAGCGGGAAGGCCCAACTCATACCTGTTGAGTACAAGGAGCCCGGAGAGGTTCCCGATGAGGAGTATCCCTTCTGGCTCACCAACTACAGGCTCGTTGGCCACTTCCACACCGGAACCATGAGCCACAGGAGCAAGAGCCTGAGCAAGAGGTGGCCGGAGGAGTACATTGAGATCAACGAGAACGACGCGAAGAGGCTCGGCATAAAGGACGGCGACCTCGTGAGGGTCGAGACCAGGCGCGGGGCGCTCGTCTTCAAGGCTAGAGTCACACCGCACATCAGGGAGGGCGTCGTTGCCGCACCGTGGCACTGGGACTTCAACTACCTCACCAAGGACGCGCTGGACGAGTACGCGAAGATGCCCGAACTGAAGGCGGCCGCCTGTAGGATCTCCAAGGTTGAGGGGTGA
- a CDS encoding HypC/HybG/HupF family hydrogenase formation chaperone: MCLAVPAKVLEIKGNVAIVDFGGVKREARLDLLPDVEVGDYVIVHTGFAIEKLDEERAREILEAWDEVFRITRGEELPGGN, translated from the coding sequence ATGTGCTTGGCTGTTCCGGCGAAGGTACTCGAAATAAAGGGAAACGTCGCGATAGTCGATTTCGGCGGCGTTAAGAGAGAAGCGCGCCTTGACCTGCTCCCTGACGTTGAAGTTGGCGATTACGTCATAGTGCACACGGGATTTGCGATAGAAAAGCTGGACGAGGAAAGGGCGAGGGAGATACTCGAAGCGTGGGACGAGGTCTTCAGGATAACCAGGGGTGAGGAGCTCCCGGGAGGGAACTGA
- the hypF gene encoding carbamoyltransferase HypF, whose protein sequence is MKAYRLHVQGIVQAVGFRPFVYRIAHEHGLRGYVKNLGDAGVEIVVEGDEGNIEAFIRDLYAKKPPLARIESVDKKEIPLQGFDRFYIEKSSQGGGGGDSIIPPDIAICDDCLRELFDPTDKRYMYPFIVCTNCGPRFTIIEDLPYDRINTTMREFPMCDYCESEYRDPLNRRYHAEPVCCPVCGPSYRLYTNDGEEIIGDPLKKAAELIDKGYIVAIKGIGGIHLACDATNEEAVAELRRRTHRPQKPFAIMAKDVETVEEFAFLSREELEELTSYRRPIITLRKKEPFPLPENLAPGLHTIGVMLPYAGTHYILFHWSRSRVYVMTSANYPGMPMVKDNDRAFEELKDVADYFLLHNRKILNRADDSVVRFVDGRRAVIRRSRGFVPLPIGIPFEYSGLAVGAELMNAFGVAKNGKVYPSQYIGNTSKVEVLEFMEKAIGHFKRLLRVKDFDLIIADLHPSYNTTKLAMEMANQLDIEFLQVQHHYAHIASIMAENSLDEIIGIAIDGVGYGTDSHTWGGEVIYLSYEDVERLAHIDYYPLPGGDLASYYPLRALMGILSRIYSIDELEGIIERCCPRAVESLRYGKVEFKVILNQLAKGINTGYASSTGRVLDAFAVLLNVAYRRHYEGEPAMKLESFAMRGKNDLKFEVLVEGELIKVDELFRDALEVLDRAAPADIAYSVHLALGRAFAETAIERAREFGVKNIGISGGVAFNELIVKTVRKIVESNGLKFHTTHEVPRGDNGIHVGQAFLGGLYLEGYLTREDLML, encoded by the coding sequence ATGAAAGCTTACAGGCTTCATGTTCAGGGTATCGTTCAGGCCGTCGGCTTCCGTCCCTTCGTTTACAGGATAGCACACGAGCATGGGTTGAGGGGCTACGTTAAGAACCTCGGCGATGCAGGCGTCGAGATAGTGGTCGAGGGCGATGAGGGAAACATAGAGGCCTTTATCCGTGACCTCTACGCAAAGAAACCTCCCCTCGCAAGGATAGAGAGTGTGGACAAAAAAGAGATACCCCTCCAGGGATTCGACCGGTTCTACATCGAAAAGAGCTCCCAGGGTGGGGGCGGTGGGGACTCGATAATCCCGCCGGACATAGCGATATGCGACGACTGTTTGAGGGAGCTTTTTGACCCGACCGACAAGCGCTACATGTACCCATTCATAGTCTGCACCAACTGCGGGCCGAGGTTCACGATCATAGAAGATCTGCCATACGACAGAATCAACACCACGATGAGAGAGTTCCCGATGTGCGACTACTGCGAGAGCGAGTACAGAGACCCGCTCAACAGACGCTATCATGCCGAACCCGTCTGCTGTCCTGTCTGCGGGCCGAGCTACCGTCTCTACACCAACGACGGGGAGGAAATCATTGGAGACCCGCTGAAAAAGGCGGCGGAGCTCATCGATAAGGGATACATAGTGGCGATAAAGGGTATCGGCGGGATTCACCTCGCCTGTGACGCCACCAACGAGGAAGCTGTTGCAGAGCTGAGGAGGAGAACCCACAGGCCCCAGAAGCCCTTCGCAATAATGGCGAAGGACGTCGAAACCGTCGAGGAGTTCGCCTTCTTAAGCAGAGAGGAACTTGAGGAACTGACCTCTTACCGGAGACCGATAATAACCCTCCGCAAGAAGGAGCCGTTCCCCCTGCCGGAGAACCTCGCACCGGGGCTTCATACCATAGGCGTCATGCTGCCCTACGCGGGAACTCATTACATACTCTTCCACTGGAGCAGGAGCAGGGTTTACGTCATGACCTCAGCCAACTACCCGGGCATGCCTATGGTCAAGGACAACGACCGGGCCTTCGAGGAGCTGAAGGACGTTGCGGACTACTTCCTGCTCCACAACAGGAAGATACTCAACAGGGCCGACGACAGCGTTGTGCGCTTCGTGGACGGAAGGAGGGCGGTTATAAGAAGGAGCAGGGGCTTCGTACCTCTGCCGATAGGGATACCCTTTGAATACAGCGGTCTGGCCGTTGGGGCCGAGCTGATGAACGCCTTCGGTGTGGCAAAGAATGGGAAGGTCTACCCGAGCCAGTACATAGGCAACACATCCAAAGTTGAGGTTCTTGAGTTCATGGAAAAAGCCATAGGGCACTTCAAGAGACTCCTTCGCGTTAAGGACTTCGACTTAATCATAGCTGACCTTCACCCGAGCTACAACACCACAAAGCTGGCCATGGAGATGGCTAACCAGCTCGATATAGAGTTCCTCCAGGTGCAGCACCACTACGCCCACATAGCGAGCATTATGGCCGAGAACAGCCTGGATGAGATAATAGGCATAGCCATTGATGGCGTCGGATACGGTACAGACAGCCACACATGGGGCGGTGAGGTGATATACCTGAGCTACGAGGACGTCGAGAGACTGGCCCACATAGACTACTACCCGCTCCCCGGCGGAGACCTGGCAAGCTACTACCCGCTGAGGGCGCTTATGGGGATACTGAGCAGGATCTACAGTATAGATGAGCTGGAGGGAATAATAGAGAGGTGCTGTCCCAGGGCTGTAGAGAGCCTCCGCTATGGAAAGGTCGAGTTCAAAGTGATTCTGAACCAGCTCGCGAAGGGAATAAACACTGGCTATGCGTCCTCAACGGGAAGAGTCCTCGACGCTTTCGCTGTGCTTCTCAACGTAGCATACAGAAGGCACTACGAGGGCGAGCCGGCCATGAAACTTGAGAGCTTCGCGATGCGTGGCAAGAACGACCTCAAGTTCGAGGTTCTGGTTGAGGGAGAGCTGATAAAGGTTGATGAGCTGTTCAGGGACGCTTTGGAGGTTCTGGACAGGGCCGCCCCAGCGGACATAGCCTACTCGGTTCACCTGGCCCTTGGAAGGGCATTCGCCGAAACGGCAATAGAAAGAGCGCGGGAGTTCGGTGTGAAGAACATTGGAATAAGCGGTGGAGTCGCCTTCAATGAGCTCATAGTCAAGACAGTCAGGAAAATCGTCGAAAGCAACGGACTCAAATTCCACACGACCCACGAGGTGCCGCGCGGCGACAACGGGATACACGTGGGACAGGCTTTCCTCGGCGGCCTGTACCTTGAGGGATACCTCACGAGGGAGGATCTGATGCTGTAA